The Terriglobales bacterium DNA segment CAGCAGTGGCGCTACCGTGGGCTCACTGGGATGGAGCAGCGAGGTGGGCGCATGGAAGATCTCGAGCACGGAATCCGCCGCATCGCGGAAGAGCTGCGGGTGGTCCAGGAACAACTGAAACAGGCGGGGCTGCTGACCGACGAACGCCAGCGCCGCCTCCACCGCTGGGAGCTGGCCCGGCATCTCGGCTCCCTGTTCGAGCGGGTGCAGATGTACTTTTTCGTGCATCAGCAGGCGGCCAAGCTGGCCGCCTATCGGGCCGGCCATCCGCCGCTGCGGGCGCCGCGCCCGGACTAGCCGTCTTTCCCCGGCCCCGGTTTGCGGCTACACTCGCACTCTGGCCATGCCCGACATCCAGCTAGTGCGCGAGTGGGACGCCGACACTTTCCACAAAAAGGTCCTGGAGCTGGAAGCGCAGGGCTACGTCTCCCGGCGCGAGACCTACAAGATCACCGCCGAGATGAATCCCGAGACCGGGCTTATCGTCCACCTGCATTCCATCGAGATGCACAAGGGGGAGTGACCGCGGTCTCTGCCCTCGGTTCACCGCTGTGATGTACGTCACAATCCCAAAATGGTGTGTTGGTGGTACTATTCGGCTGAAGGTCACTGACAATGCTGTCCCCTTATGGTCTCGAGATCATCGAGAGCTGTCTGACCTGCAAGCTGCGGGAAGACCGGCTGTTTTGTAATCTGTCGCCGGGCGCGGTGAAGGACCTGGAGGCCATCAAGTACTCGACGGCGTATCCCAAAGGCGCGGTGCTGTTCGTGGAAGGCCAGGCCCCGCGCGGGGTGTTCATCCTGTGCAAGGGGCGGACCAAGCTCTCCATCTGCTCCAGCGACGGCAAGACCCTGATCCTGAAGATCGCCGAGCCCGGCGAGGTGCTGGGGCTGAGCGCCACCGTCTCCGGCAAGCCCTATGAGCTGACGGCGGAGACCCTGGACCCGTGCCAGGTGAACTTCGTCAAGCGCGACGATTTCCTGCGCTACCTGCGGGAGCACAACGAGGTCACGCTGCGGGTGGCCGAGCAGCTGAGCGACAAGTACAACACCGCCTGCCACGAGATCCGCTCCCTGGGCCTGTCGCACTCGGCGGCCGAGAAGCTGGCCAAGCTGCTGCTGGAATGGTCGGAGAAGAACGGCGACAGCAAGCAGCCGGGACGCATGAAGCTGGCCCTGACCCACGAGGAGATCGCGCAGATGATCGGCACCTCGCGCGAGACCGTGACCCGCCTGTTCGCCGATTTCAAGAAGCGCCAGATCATCCAGCTGAAGGGCTCGACGCTCACCATCCGCAACCGGCAGGCGCTGGAAACCCTCATCAATCCTTGAATCCGGGCGGGGGCACCGCACCTTCCTGACGTACACCCATCACCATTTTTCGTGATTTGAGTCACAGCTTTCGCGCCCCCGCACTCCTAGATTGGAGGCATGAACCAGGGGAGTGACATCGCCGTCAACTTCTTCACCTGCGACGTGGCCCCGCCGCGACTGTTCAGCCATCTGAGCGCGGAGGCGGCGCGCGATTTCAGCGCCATCCAGACGGCGCAGGAACTGCCCAAGGGAGCGGTGCTGTTCAGCGAAGGCCAGACCCCGAGCGCCGTGGTGCTGCTGCAGAGCGGAGCGGCGCGGCTGTCGATCTGCTCCAGCCGGGGCGAGAAGCTGACCTTGCGCACGGCCAGGGTGGGAGAGGTGCTGGGCCTGAGCGCCAACGTCTCCGGCAAGCCGCACGAGGTCACCGCCGAGACCACGGTCCCCTCGCAGATCGTCTTCATCAAGCGCAAGGATTTCGTGCGCTTCCTCAAGGAGCACACCGACGCCTGCATGCAGGTGGTGCAG contains these protein-coding regions:
- a CDS encoding Crp/Fnr family transcriptional regulator, which codes for MLSPYGLEIIESCLTCKLREDRLFCNLSPGAVKDLEAIKYSTAYPKGAVLFVEGQAPRGVFILCKGRTKLSICSSDGKTLILKIAEPGEVLGLSATVSGKPYELTAETLDPCQVNFVKRDDFLRYLREHNEVTLRVAEQLSDKYNTACHEIRSLGLSHSAAEKLAKLLLEWSEKNGDSKQPGRMKLALTHEEIAQMIGTSRETVTRLFADFKKRQIIQLKGSTLTIRNRQALETLINP
- a CDS encoding Crp/Fnr family transcriptional regulator yields the protein MNQGSDIAVNFFTCDVAPPRLFSHLSAEAARDFSAIQTAQELPKGAVLFSEGQTPSAVVLLQSGAARLSICSSRGEKLTLRTARVGEVLGLSANVSGKPHEVTAETTVPSQIVFIKRKDFVRFLKEHTDACMQVVQLLSNDVHAAYDRVRAIGMARARHVRN